Within the Catalinimonas niigatensis genome, the region ATTGTCTTGTGCATATGAATAAGTCCCGACATAAATTCAAAGAACCTGATCTTGTCAATATACTGGCAATTGAGTCATCGTGTGATGATACCTCGGCTGCTGTAATACAAAACGGAAAGATACTAAGCAACATTATAGCTTCTCAATCAGTTCATGAAAAATATGGCGGTGTAGTACCGGAATTAGCCTCTCGTGCGCACCAACAAAACATTGTGCCCGTTGTCCATCAGGCGCTTTCCGAAGCAAATATAACAAAAACTATGCTTAGTGGAGTGGCATTTACTCAAGGTCCTGGCTTATTGGGCTCACTTTTAGTGGGAACCTCTTTTGCCAAGTCTCTTGCTTATGCATTAGATATTCCATTGTTGGCAGTAGATCATATGCAGGCCCATATTCTGGCTCATTTTATTGATGACCCTAAGCCTACTTTTCCTTTCCTTTGTCTTACAGTGAGTGGGGGGCATACGCAGATTGTAAAGGTAAATAACTATCTGGATATGGAAATACTGGGAGAGACTCAGGATGACGCGGTAGGCGAGGCCTTTGATAAGTGTGCTAAGCTTATGGGCTTACCTTATCCGGGTGGTCCATACGTCGATCAATTGGCTCATAGCGGTGATCCGAAAAAATATGCTTTCCCTATGACCCATATGCCGGATTTACAATATTCTTTCAGTGGAATTAAGACAGCATTTCTCAATTTTTTAAAAAATAATGAAAGAAAAGACCCTGATTTTATTGAAAAAAATAAAGCAGATATTGCAGCCAGTATTCAGAATACTTTGATTGAAATGCTTTTGCAAAAGCTACTGAAAGCTTCTCAGAAGACCAACATACGTGAAATAGCGATAGCTGGTGGAGTTTCTGCCAACAGCGAACTAAGGGATAAACTGGAAGAAGAATCTGTAAAAAACGATTGGACGGTATATTTACCCAAGTTAGCCTATTGTACTGATAATGCTGCCATGATTGCCATGACAGCACATTACCTATTGCTGGAAGGTAAAAAGGCCTCTTTACGAACAGATCCGGATGCCCGATTACATTTCATGGGTCATTGAGAATCCGGTTCTGAAAGCAAGTTTTCAGGTAATACGCGCATCAGATTGGGAAAGGTCAGGTAAGTTTTAGGTAATCCAATGGCCGAAAAGGTAGGTAAGGCTTTAATTGCATCAAATAATTCCTTTCTGATCTTATTTCTATCTTCAGAAGTGAGCTTTTCCTGTTGATTTTTCTGAAGAAGCTTGAGTAATTCCGGTTGTTTTACTATTTCTTCTTTGAGAGCCGGGATTTGTGTTTGGATCATTATGGCTATTCTGTTTAAAAGATGATTTCCCAGTTGATCAATTTTATCTTTGTCCTGTATCTGAATTTGCTGCCCATATTCTACAATAAAGCTTTCTACCGCTACCATACTACTTTGAAAAGTTGTGATATCAAGATTAAGTTTTTTTTGAAGCTTTTCTAAAAATAATTGTTCTTCCTCATTGATAATCCGGTCAGCACATACGGTAAGTATTGCAAGCTCCATCAGGTGCCTTTTCATAATGGGAGACTTTACTTCCTCAAAATCTATAGCGCTAATATTAAGACCATCATGAAGAAGGTCAAGCGCAGACTGATGGGTAGCTTTATCAAAATGAGCAAGTTCCAGATAATTTTGCAAAAGTTGTTTTTCTTCTGCCTCAATGGATCTGTTGGCGTAGGCTGCAGCCAGAATAATTTTAAAAATCAGTAAACGATCTTGTTGATGCTTTTCAATCAAGCGTTCCGATTCTTCGTGCATCATGAACGCATGTAACCACTGTCCGAAATAAAGCACATCCAAAAAGAGTAAACTGCTCTTGAAAAATTGTCCTCCCAGATTTTTGTCGGATTTTTCACCTTCAACCCTCAGATTAAGAAGAAACTCAGACAATTCCAGACCTTTTTTATCACGCCGAAACCACCCCGAAGAGGAACTGGAAGAAGCATGGGGATAAACTGCTTTATAAAATTTTCCGATAAAAATAGCAGATTCCAATAAGGCATCGGCTACATCCAGGCGCTGACTGATTTGCTGATAACGAGGTGAGATCAACCCGCTATTTAAAAAGCTTTCTGTCAAAATGATCTTCATTTTGTCCTGAGCTGGCATTTTTTCAGTACGGAGTGCTCTTAAAAATGACTTATAGTATATAGGGATATTGGCCGGATGCCCATAAAGTAAGCCAGTGGGTTGTAATAGTTCATATAAAATAGCTTCCGGCTCATGATGATCTTCCCTATCCATCAGCCTGTCGTATTCTTTCTTCAGCGCATAGTTATTTCTAAGATAGAGATAGTGCCTCAGCCAACCTTTTTTATGAAAATCCATAACATTTTTTTCTACAATATATGTTATTCTATCAGGATATTT harbors:
- the tsaD gene encoding tRNA (adenosine(37)-N6)-threonylcarbamoyltransferase complex transferase subunit TsaD gives rise to the protein MNKSRHKFKEPDLVNILAIESSCDDTSAAVIQNGKILSNIIASQSVHEKYGGVVPELASRAHQQNIVPVVHQALSEANITKTMLSGVAFTQGPGLLGSLLVGTSFAKSLAYALDIPLLAVDHMQAHILAHFIDDPKPTFPFLCLTVSGGHTQIVKVNNYLDMEILGETQDDAVGEAFDKCAKLMGLPYPGGPYVDQLAHSGDPKKYAFPMTHMPDLQYSFSGIKTAFLNFLKNNERKDPDFIEKNKADIAASIQNTLIEMLLQKLLKASQKTNIREIAIAGGVSANSELRDKLEEESVKNDWTVYLPKLAYCTDNAAMIAMTAHYLLLEGKKASLRTDPDARLHFMGH
- a CDS encoding tellurite resistance TerB family protein, whose amino-acid sequence is MDFHKKGWLRHYLYLRNNYALKKEYDRLMDREDHHEPEAILYELLQPTGLLYGHPANIPIYYKSFLRALRTEKMPAQDKMKIILTESFLNSGLISPRYQQISQRLDVADALLESAIFIGKFYKAVYPHASSSSSSGWFRRDKKGLELSEFLLNLRVEGEKSDKNLGGQFFKSSLLFLDVLYFGQWLHAFMMHEESERLIEKHQQDRLLIFKIILAAAYANRSIEAEEKQLLQNYLELAHFDKATHQSALDLLHDGLNISAIDFEEVKSPIMKRHLMELAILTVCADRIINEEEQLFLEKLQKKLNLDITTFQSSMVAVESFIVEYGQQIQIQDKDKIDQLGNHLLNRIAIMIQTQIPALKEEIVKQPELLKLLQKNQQEKLTSEDRNKIRKELFDAIKALPTFSAIGLPKTYLTFPNLMRVLPENLLSEPDSQ